In Hevea brasiliensis isolate MT/VB/25A 57/8 chromosome 13, ASM3005281v1, whole genome shotgun sequence, a single genomic region encodes these proteins:
- the LOC131172229 gene encoding vegetative cell wall protein gp1-like, with protein MGTPSSLPINPNPSPSPPLPQSPPPQTPPLPQSPPPQSPPLPPNQTPTLIPPTPFSPQTEPQNETHIFDTHSPEPMPEPAPTQTKTKGKTNKAAGRPKKTPVGKRKRVPSVPFDLNSPPQPSSELVSKRTRSSSQIPAPAVQTPVSQSPLNSPVAPASSADNIKEVLSPLPWAFKDMDMKNAYEKLVSKPILLD; from the exons ATGGGTACTCCATCCTCTCTACCcataaaccctaaccccagtcccAGTCCGCCGCTCCCTCAGTCGCCACCACCGCAAACGCCGCCGCTACCTCAATCACCACCGCCTCAGTCACCACCACTACCCCCAAACCAAACACCAACCCTCATTCCGCCGACTCCCTTCTCGCCGCAAACTGAACCGCAAAATGAAACACACATTTTCGACACTCATTCCCCAGAACCAATGCCTGAGCCTGCGCCTACTCAAACGAAAACCAAAGGCAAAACTAATAAGGCTGCAGGTAGACCCAAGAAAACCCCTGTCGGAAAACGAAAAAGAGTACCCTCTGTTCCTTTCGACCTAAACTCTCCACCTCAACCTTCCTCTGAACTAGTCAGCAAAAGGACTAGGTCTTCCTCGCAAATTCCAGCACCAGCGGTCCAAACACCTGTATCTCAGTCACCCTTAAATTCTCCAGTAGCACCTGCGTCGTCTGCCGATAATATAAAGGAGGTACtctctccattaccttgggcttttaagGATATGGATATGAAGAATGCCTAtgagaaattagtttctaaacCTATTTTG CTGGACTAA
- the LOC110645737 gene encoding receptor-like protein EIX1 — protein sequence MSSFFLFFLLVDPVSGFNLGVGDGQIQCIGSERQALLNFKQGLIDDYGHLSSWGSEEAKRDCCKWRGIQCSFQTGHVTMLDLHVSELGDSNKPLRGKINHSLLELQHLNYLDLSCNDFQGTLLPNFNGSLSKLRYLNFSNVGFTGTLSYQLRNLSSLHSLDLSYNNFTKVENLERLSHLSYLETLDLSGNSLGKVSDWVHIVKNHPYLTNLHLRSCDLATIIPPSNSRANSPISLSVLDLSSNNLSSSVFQWVFSLNSSLVHVNLSYNQLEGTIPSFFGNFCRLHTLDLAGNNLTGSLPVFLEHLSVCAESSLEILRLGMNQLHGSLPDFTRFSSLKELFVYGNQLNGSFPETFSQLSGLVVLDVAGNQLTGSLPDLTMFPSLKKLCIFGNRLNGTVTESIGSLSKLEFLYASHNFFEGVITEAHFWNLSQLQELYFNDNPLALKFDSDWLPPFQLDVIGLMSCKLGPRFPKWLQTQKNFSVLDISDAGISGPVPKWFWDLSPRLSFLNISYNQLSGMVPDLSSKFIGSPGVDLSSNLFEGPLPLLPSNALSLDLSKNKFLGSISSVCKIIGWTLNFLDLSGNLLSGVLADDCFRNGEQLIVVNMAENNLSGKIPTSVGSLPMLQTLGLRNNSFSGEIPLSLRNCSRLRFLDVSYNRLSGKIPAWIGESQLELVFLSLQSNEFHGNIPFQLCRLQNIRLLDLSINNISGTIPNCLQNFTHMSRKQLDNDSNTYVYEFSASSGGFTGRYVDRAVIEWKGRAHTYEKYPQLQLLRIINLAENKLSGEIPGEITSILAMVGLNLSRNYLTGMIPQEIGQLKQLQWLDLSRNRLSGDIPASMAELHFLSTVDLSYNNLSGRIPTSTQLQSFDASSFAGNVNLCGPPVIRNCPGDERPQIGPTNDDDQDNEENDEFRNWFYGGLGSGFSIGFWGFLGILMLRPSWRRVLFQFLYKKGTGSS from the coding sequence ATGTCgtctttttttttattcttcctgctTGTGGATCCTGTGAGCGGGTTCAACCTAGGAGTTGGAGATGGTCAGATTCAGTGCATAGGGAGCGAGAGACAAGCACTCCTCAATTTCAAACAAGGCCTTATAGACGACTATGGCCATCTCTCTTCTTGGGGGAGTGAAGAAGCCAAGAGAGATTGTTGCAAATGGAGAGGAATCCAGTGCAGCTTCCAAACTGGTCACGTCACTATGCTTGATCTTCATGTCTCCGAGCTTGGTGATAGTAACAAGCCCTTGAGAGGTAAAATTAATCATTCATTGCTTGAGTTGCAACATCTTAACTATTTGGACTTGAGTTGCAATGACTTTCAGGGGACACTGCTCCCTAATTTCAATGGTTCCCTGAGCAAATTAAGATACCTCAATTTTTCCAATGTTGGTTTCACTGGAACCCTCTCCTATCAGCTTAGGAACCTCTCAAGCTTGCATTCCCTTGATCTCAGCTATAATAATTTTACTAAAGTTGAAAACCTTGAGCGGCTTTCTCATCTTTCTTATTTAGAGACCCTGGATTTAAGTGGGAATAGCCTTGGCAAAGTCAGCGACTGGGTGCATATAGTTAAAAACCACCCCTATCTAACAAACTTGCATCTAAGATCCTGTGATCTTGCAACTATCATTCCGCCGTCTAATTCCCGCGCAAATTCTCCCATTTCTCTTTCAGTCCTAGATCTCTCTTCTAACAATTTGTCTTCTTCAGTATTCCAGTGGGTGTTTAGCTTGAATAGCAGCCTTGTTCACGTTAATCTCAGCTATAATCAGTTGGAAGGCACAATTCCAAGCTTTTTCGGAAATTTCTGTAGGTTACATACACTAGACCTGGCTGGGAACAATCTCACTGGATCACTTCCTGTGTTTTTAGAACATTTGTCTGTGTGTGCAGAGAGTTCACTGGAGATTCTGAGATTAGGAATGAATCAGCTTCATGGTTCGCTGCCTGATTTCACAAGATTTTCGTCCTTAAAAGAACTGTTTGTCTATGGTAATCAACTGAACGGCTCTTTTCCAGAAACTTTCAGCCAACTTTCTGGTCTTGTTGTCTTGGATGTCGCTGGCAACCAACTGACAGGATCATTGCCTGATCTTACAATGTTCCCTTCATTGAAGAAATTGTGCATTTTTGGTAATAGATTAAATGGGACTGTTACTGAAAGCATTGGGAGCCTATCTAAGCTTGAGTTTTTGTATGCTTCCCATAATTTTTTCGAAGGTGTGATTACTGAAGCTCATTTTTGGAATCTCTCCCAATTACAGGAATTATACTTCAATGACAACCCTCTGGCTTTGAAATTCGACTCTGATTGGCTACCTCCTTTTCAGTTGGACGTAATAGGTCTTATGTCCTGTAAATTGGGGCCTCGTTTCCCGAAATGGCTTCAAACTCAGAAAAACTTTTCTGTGCTTGATATCTCAGATGCTGGAATTTCAGGTCCTGTTCCTAAGTGGTTTTGGGACCTATCTCCCCGACTGTCTTTTCTGAATATCTCTTACAACCAATTAAGTGGCATGGTGCCAGATTTATCCTCAAAATTCATTGGTAGCCCAGGAGTAGATTTGAGTTCAAACCTTTTTGAAGGTCCTTTGCCACTCCTTCCCTCAAATGCTTTATCCTTGGATCTTTCGAAAAATAAGTTTTTGGGCTCTATCTCTTCTGTATGTAAAATTATAGGTTGGACTTTGAATTTCCTGGACCTTTCGGGTAACTTATTATCCGGAGTTCTTGCTGATGATTGTTTCAGGAATGGGGAACAGCTAATCGTCGTAAACATGGCTGAGAACAACTTGTCGGGAAAAATTCCAACCTCTGTGGGATCTCTACCTATGCTTCAAACATTAGGCTTGCGTAATAATAGTTTCTCTGGAGAAATACCTTTGTCCTTAAGGAATTGCAGTCGTTTGCGATTTTTGGACGTTAGTTATAATAGACTATCTGGAAAAATACCTGCATGGATCGGGGAAAGCCAGCTAGAATTGGTCTTTTTAAGTTTACAATCTAATGAGTTCCATGGAAATATACCATTTCAGCTGTGTCGATTACAAAATATTCGGCTGTTGGACCTCTCCATAAACAATATTTCAGGAACCATACCAAATTGCCTCCAGAACTTCACCCACATGTCAAGAAAACAGTTAGACAACGACAGTAACACTTATGTTTATGAGTTCTCTGCATCTTCTGGTGGTTTTACAGGTAGATATGTGGATAGGGCCGTGATTGAATGGAAAGGAAGAGCACACACGTATGAGAAATATCCTCAACTTCAACTGTTGAGGATCATTAATCTTGCAGAAAACAAATTGTCTGGGGAAATTCCAGGGGAAATAACCAGCATTCTAGCTATGGTTGGACTGAACTTATCAAGAAattatttgactggaatgattcCTCAGGAGATTGGCCAATTGAAGCAGTTGCAGTGGCTTGATTTATCAAGAAATCGCTTATCAGGAGATATTCCTGCTAGCATGGCTGAGTTACATTTTTTGAGTACGGTGGACCTTTCCTACAATAACTTGTCAGGGAGAATTCCAACAAGCACTCAGCTTCAAAGCTTTGATGCTTCTTCATTTGCTGGTAATGTGAATCTCTGTGGGCCACCGGTCATACGAAATTGTCCTGGAGATGAGAGGCCTCAAATTGGACCAACAAATGATGATGACCAAGACAACGAAGAAAATGATGAATTCAGGAATTGGTTTTATGGTGGTTTGGGATCTGGATTTAGCATTGGCTTTTGGGGATTTTTGGGCATTTTAATGCTACGGCCTTCTTGGAGACGTGTCCTTTTCCAGTTCCTGTATAAAAAAGGCACCGGATCTTCGTGA